In Gemmata obscuriglobus, a single genomic region encodes these proteins:
- a CDS encoding DUF1559 domain-containing protein, producing MRTPLPLVAPLIFLLASPAVSRAQPAPTLGTVPTDSFGFLTVNVGKLWENPGFKPLRAWFEAQKSGPTDELFGLPVGDIERITLFLPTADRRPLAGALITTKQPLNEAKVIKSLGSDGGPPRRSGNAVRFQSGRFDTLIFGDERTLLFLKTDGELGVAGLLGQVLAKRTDGPLADALAGAAKHDFAFALDGRPLATLLQADREPELAPYLALFSARTITFAADFDKTARGTFKMTFADEAGAKRAAPVLKEGIADIIGVFEKGILGKGQLEPAERAYFENVVAVLKAAKVESSGSSVVATADLPHLDAVAKLAAVLPKSYAGAVDSRRGQNNLKQLALAFHNFESAYGVFPSDVTPAGGPKPIPMSWRVQVLPYIEQGNLLKQLDWTKAWDDPVNLKKLESMEMPKVFEIPGRPAPKGHTYFRVFSLPKSGKEADRPFFAEGQKGPTITSITDGVSNTLMIVEAGEAVPWYKPDLLAYDAKAPLPQLGDKAADRFIAAMADGSVRVLRPSKVGENALRAIITAQGGEVISIP from the coding sequence ATGCGCACACCTCTGCCCCTGGTCGCGCCGTTAATCTTCCTGCTCGCCAGTCCTGCGGTGAGTCGCGCGCAACCGGCACCGACGCTCGGCACGGTCCCGACGGATTCGTTCGGGTTCCTGACGGTCAACGTCGGCAAGTTGTGGGAAAACCCCGGTTTCAAGCCACTCCGCGCGTGGTTCGAGGCGCAGAAATCCGGCCCCACCGACGAACTCTTCGGCCTGCCTGTCGGGGACATCGAGCGCATCACACTGTTCCTGCCGACGGCCGATCGGCGCCCGCTTGCGGGGGCACTGATCACCACCAAGCAGCCGCTCAACGAGGCCAAAGTCATCAAGTCCCTTGGATCGGACGGCGGCCCCCCGCGCCGGTCCGGGAACGCGGTGCGGTTCCAGTCCGGCCGGTTCGACACGCTCATTTTCGGCGACGAGCGCACGCTCCTGTTCCTGAAAACGGACGGCGAATTGGGGGTGGCGGGTCTGCTCGGGCAGGTGCTGGCGAAGCGGACCGACGGGCCGCTCGCGGACGCGCTGGCCGGCGCCGCGAAGCACGACTTCGCGTTCGCCCTCGACGGACGCCCGCTCGCCACGTTGCTGCAGGCCGATCGCGAACCGGAACTGGCCCCGTACCTGGCACTCTTCAGCGCCAGGACGATCACCTTCGCGGCCGACTTCGACAAGACCGCCCGCGGCACGTTCAAGATGACCTTCGCGGACGAGGCGGGCGCGAAGCGGGCGGCGCCGGTTCTGAAGGAAGGCATCGCGGACATCATCGGCGTGTTCGAGAAAGGGATTCTGGGTAAGGGCCAGTTGGAACCCGCCGAGCGCGCCTACTTCGAGAACGTGGTTGCCGTACTCAAGGCCGCGAAGGTGGAATCATCAGGTTCAAGTGTTGTTGCCACTGCCGATTTGCCGCATCTGGACGCGGTCGCGAAACTGGCGGCCGTGCTACCGAAATCGTACGCGGGGGCGGTTGACAGCCGCCGCGGGCAGAACAACCTCAAGCAACTCGCGCTGGCGTTCCACAACTTCGAAAGCGCCTACGGGGTTTTCCCGAGCGACGTGACACCCGCTGGCGGACCGAAACCCATACCGATGAGCTGGCGGGTGCAGGTGCTGCCGTACATCGAACAGGGCAACCTGCTCAAGCAACTCGACTGGACGAAGGCGTGGGACGACCCCGTGAACTTGAAGAAGCTCGAATCAATGGAGATGCCGAAGGTGTTCGAGATCCCCGGTCGACCGGCCCCGAAGGGGCACACGTACTTCCGCGTGTTCAGTCTGCCGAAAAGCGGCAAGGAGGCCGATCGACCGTTCTTCGCTGAGGGGCAAAAAGGGCCGACGATCACCAGCATCACCGACGGAGTCAGCAACACCCTTATGATCGTGGAAGCCGGAGAGGCGGTTCCATGGTACAAGCCGGACCTGCTCGCCTACGACGCTAAGGCGCCGCTGCCACAACTGGGCGATAAGGCCGCGGACCGGTTCATCGCGGCCATGGCCGACGGGAGCGTGCGCGTCCTCCGCCCGAGCAAGGTCGGCGAAAACGCGCTTCGCGCGATCATCACGGCTCAGGGCGGTGAGGTGATTTCGATACCGTAA
- a CDS encoding DUF1559 domain-containing protein, whose translation MSAPASAQPAERPVPPAALPVVPPTATAFVTLKVADLVMHPDLKPVLAQLAKQPDALAGVSELIGVSPLELDRVTLFWPRLGRDGPDPVLVATTVEPFNEARVLKALQARPVFGADERFPATGPGRREASEPLFHRLDRGPFATLLLTDERTLVFLPGRGAADVTALAFLNAHLKKGAKGPLTAALATAGAHTFAAGVYLPPLFREFDGWIEPELAPYTALLGARTAVVTGDLGRGAKLNLALTFDDAAAAKRAAPVLEEGLASVAVGAEKMAGTMRDSRRPLDKAAAPLLSAFAAGMKAAGVKADGATAVAVAEVDFGSATAKALGDLLQAVQSRRAAEQRMQNLKLIGLALHNYYGSNLRLPTNVYGPKGELLLSWRVQLLPYLEQDALYRQFKLDEPWDSENNRKLIEKMPKVFQAPDRKHTQGETFYQGFVQRENAAPLKGIAGRPWLKDGEKQGWSLAAIPDGTSNTLAVVEAGEGVVWTKPDDLPFGGAVPALGEKGWDRTPALLFDGSVFLLPTTLRPEMFWPRVTIDGGEVLPDLENERRVPFVQRPASDVKRPATTQAEPPKPASTKELEPLPLPKKVVERGTRESLAVKVAALQAQERAAVLLKEATARLRERLEKSGAPIVEIERVEAVYVEALARLEAVRRELTAAVEALKAAQKKAPQK comes from the coding sequence GTGAGCGCACCCGCGTCCGCACAACCGGCGGAACGTCCGGTTCCACCCGCCGCACTGCCGGTTGTGCCGCCGACGGCGACGGCGTTCGTCACGCTGAAGGTCGCGGATCTCGTCATGCACCCGGACCTTAAACCGGTGCTGGCGCAGCTCGCGAAGCAGCCCGACGCTCTGGCCGGCGTCTCCGAACTGATCGGGGTTTCGCCCCTGGAACTGGATCGCGTCACGCTGTTCTGGCCGCGACTCGGTCGCGACGGCCCCGATCCCGTTCTCGTTGCCACGACGGTCGAACCGTTCAACGAGGCCCGGGTACTGAAAGCGTTGCAGGCCCGGCCGGTGTTCGGTGCGGACGAGCGGTTTCCGGCGACCGGTCCGGGAAGGCGTGAGGCGTCGGAGCCGTTGTTCCACCGCCTCGATCGCGGGCCGTTCGCGACCCTGTTGTTGACCGACGAGCGGACCCTCGTGTTCCTGCCGGGGCGCGGGGCCGCCGACGTGACGGCTCTCGCGTTTCTGAATGCGCACCTCAAGAAAGGGGCCAAAGGCCCGCTCACGGCCGCGCTGGCGACCGCGGGCGCGCACACCTTCGCGGCGGGCGTGTACCTACCGCCGCTGTTCCGTGAGTTCGACGGCTGGATCGAACCCGAACTGGCTCCGTACACCGCCCTGCTTGGGGCGCGCACCGCAGTGGTCACAGGTGATCTCGGTCGGGGTGCGAAACTGAACCTGGCGCTGACGTTCGATGACGCGGCCGCCGCGAAACGCGCCGCTCCGGTGCTGGAAGAAGGGCTCGCGAGTGTCGCCGTGGGTGCGGAGAAGATGGCCGGCACGATGCGCGACAGCCGGCGCCCGCTGGACAAGGCGGCCGCGCCGCTCCTGAGTGCGTTCGCCGCAGGGATGAAGGCGGCCGGCGTGAAGGCCGACGGGGCTACCGCTGTTGCCGTTGCGGAAGTGGATTTTGGTTCGGCAACTGCCAAGGCACTCGGCGATTTGCTTCAAGCCGTGCAGAGTCGTCGCGCGGCCGAACAGAGGATGCAGAACCTGAAACTGATCGGCTTGGCACTTCACAACTACTACGGCTCCAACCTCCGGTTGCCGACCAACGTGTACGGGCCGAAAGGCGAGTTGCTTTTGAGTTGGCGGGTGCAACTGCTCCCGTACCTGGAGCAGGACGCGCTGTACAGACAGTTCAAACTGGACGAACCGTGGGACAGTGAGAACAACAGGAAGCTCATCGAGAAGATGCCGAAGGTGTTCCAGGCCCCCGACCGCAAACACACGCAAGGCGAGACGTTTTACCAGGGATTTGTGCAACGCGAAAACGCGGCTCCGTTAAAGGGGATCGCCGGGCGCCCGTGGCTCAAGGACGGTGAGAAGCAAGGATGGTCACTCGCCGCTATCCCAGACGGAACGTCGAATACGCTCGCGGTGGTCGAGGCCGGTGAGGGGGTGGTGTGGACGAAGCCGGACGATCTCCCGTTCGGGGGCGCGGTTCCGGCGCTGGGAGAGAAGGGTTGGGATCGCACCCCGGCGCTGCTGTTCGATGGGAGCGTGTTCCTGCTTCCGACGACACTCAGACCAGAGATGTTCTGGCCGCGTGTCACCATCGACGGCGGCGAAGTGCTGCCGGACCTTGAGAACGAGCGCCGTGTGCCGTTCGTTCAGCGACCGGCCTCAGACGTTAAACGGCCGGCTACGACGCAGGCGGAGCCCCCGAAGCCCGCTTCGACAAAGGAACTCGAACCGCTTCCACTGCCGAAGAAGGTGGTGGAGCGGGGGACCCGCGAGAGCCTGGCCGTGAAGGTAGCGGCACTCCAGGCGCAGGAGCGCGCGGCCGTGCTGCTGAAGGAGGCCACCGCGCGGCTCCGGGAGCGGCTCGAAAAGAGCGGCGCGCCGATAGTCGAAATCGAGCGGGTAGAGGCGGTGTACGTCGAGGCACTCGCTCGCCTGGAAGCCGTCCGGCGCGAACTCACAGCCGCTGTCGAGGCCCTGAAAGCCGCGCAGAAGAAGGCACCGCAGAAGTGA
- a CDS encoding sigma-54-dependent transcriptional regulator — protein sequence MVNEPAPAPSVPAPAPVQRVLVVEDLEDTRTSLQELLQMSLKLEVDTAEDGAAGLAMLRAKPYSLVITDLRMPRVGGMKLIETIQAEKIPVTVIVTTGNGNIKDAVEAMRMGVYDFLTKPPDPQHLQIIVQRALRDRALQDEVAALRRELGERHTFQNVLSRSPKMVDLFELIGHVAGTASTVLIRGETGTGKEQIARAIHQASANYRTGEFVAVNCGALNENLLESELFGHEKGSYTGADRKRIGRFELAHKGTLFLDEIGDVPMSMQVKLLRVLQERRFERVGGAEPIEIDVRVVAATHQDMEKLVKDGKFREDLYYRLNVVRIDIPPLRERTEDIPVLVSHFCQKFVRVGQKPPTISPEALDLLTKCPWPGNVRQLENAIERACVTARDGVIRTKDLPPEVGRRPESSAAGKHPFHVDLNRKLPDQLSELTAAFEERYIRRALKRSRGHVGKCAKITGLSRRSITDKIAQYKIDKEQFKGEE from the coding sequence ATGGTTAACGAGCCAGCACCTGCACCTTCCGTGCCAGCGCCCGCCCCGGTCCAACGGGTTCTCGTCGTCGAAGACCTGGAGGACACCCGCACGTCCCTCCAGGAGCTGCTCCAGATGAGCCTCAAGCTGGAGGTTGATACCGCCGAGGACGGCGCCGCCGGGCTCGCCATGCTGCGCGCCAAGCCGTACAGCCTGGTGATCACCGACCTGCGCATGCCCCGGGTCGGCGGGATGAAGCTGATCGAAACCATTCAGGCGGAGAAGATCCCGGTCACGGTGATCGTCACCACCGGCAACGGCAACATCAAGGACGCCGTCGAGGCGATGCGGATGGGGGTCTACGACTTCCTCACCAAGCCGCCGGACCCGCAGCACCTTCAGATCATCGTGCAACGTGCCCTCCGGGACCGTGCGCTCCAGGACGAGGTCGCGGCGCTGCGCCGCGAGCTGGGCGAGCGGCACACGTTCCAGAACGTGCTCAGCCGTAGCCCGAAGATGGTCGACCTGTTCGAACTGATCGGGCACGTCGCGGGCACTGCCTCAACGGTGCTCATCCGCGGCGAAACCGGGACCGGCAAGGAGCAGATCGCCCGCGCCATCCACCAAGCGTCGGCGAACTACCGGACCGGTGAGTTCGTCGCGGTCAACTGCGGCGCGCTGAACGAGAACCTGCTGGAGAGCGAACTGTTCGGGCACGAGAAGGGCTCGTACACCGGCGCCGACCGCAAGCGCATCGGCCGGTTCGAGCTGGCCCACAAGGGCACGCTGTTCCTCGACGAGATCGGCGACGTGCCGATGTCGATGCAGGTCAAGCTGTTGCGGGTGCTCCAGGAGCGGCGGTTCGAGCGGGTCGGCGGGGCCGAGCCGATCGAGATCGACGTTCGGGTGGTGGCCGCCACCCACCAGGACATGGAAAAGCTGGTCAAGGACGGGAAGTTCCGCGAAGACCTGTATTACCGGCTGAACGTGGTGCGGATCGACATCCCGCCGCTGCGCGAGCGCACCGAGGACATCCCGGTTCTGGTGTCGCACTTCTGCCAGAAGTTCGTCCGCGTCGGCCAGAAGCCGCCGACGATCAGCCCCGAGGCGCTGGACCTGCTCACCAAGTGCCCGTGGCCGGGTAACGTGCGGCAGCTTGAGAACGCGATCGAGCGCGCGTGCGTGACGGCACGCGACGGGGTGATTCGCACGAAGGATTTGCCGCCCGAAGTGGGGCGCCGGCCCGAAAGCAGTGCCGCCGGCAAGCACCCGTTCCATGTGGACCTGAACCGCAAGCTGCCGGACCAACTCTCGGAACTCACGGCCGCGTTCGAGGAGCGGTACATTCGCCGCGCGCTGAAACGCTCCCGGGGGCATGTGGGCAAGTGCGCCAAGATCACCGGACTGTCGCGCCGCAGCATCACGGACAAGATCGCGCAATACAAGATCGATAAGGAGCAGTTCAAGGGCGAGGAGTAA
- a CDS encoding PAS domain S-box protein, with protein MLDVLTSLFDPTGFTRRAHCGAAWNDELIFLHATSDLFIWLAYVSIPLVLLYFTRRRDLPFPRLFVLFALFILACGTTHLIDALIFQFPIYRFAGLMKGVTAVVSWATVVALIRVIPRVMPAVAEASKTVRTGTDTKTHLPITGEARGTSGRAYIVALLVAVLAVLVRAAGDAVLKQEHALVVPLLGVVYVSWRYGFQPALVTLLVSLVGFTFFFVEPRNRLFVTGLGSQMALALFFFCGVACAALGESHRVAQRRARAALGVALGRQEELESEVVRRRVVEAALRQREADLVAAQARADEALARLDAFIENANVGIVFFDPELRYERVNSFIARANGKPVSEHLGRTVTEVVPDVPAERVERYRAVATGAAESYSDTVDVRHPITGALQAFHVTAFPVRLPGGPTLGAGVVVHEITEQRRAEQELRRSERNLTDFFENANVGLHWVDGAGAIVRANRAELEMLGYDRTEFVGHKAEAFYEEPGAGRELHARLLRGERLTNHPARLRCKDGTVRDVLISATALVENGSFVHARCFTRDVTEQKRAADDLAERARAIALRADVAAGLAGAAETRSALQGCAETLARALGAALARVWTLDESGRWLDLQASAGAFTPDQGPHERVRVGETKIGRIAASGHPYLTDDVPNDPLTSDPEWAGREGIRSFAGHPLVVDGRVFGVLGVYSRTKLSEGLVTDLGPIAANLAQFIDRRKAVEAVRDSEARFRTLAQAVPHIIWVTRANGYHEYYNQRWYDYTGLTEEQSLGDGWSGPLHPDDRARAAARWEQSTATGAEYEIEYRFRGADGRYRWFLGRALPQRDADGRIVRWYGTCTDIHEERMATEALRRNEERYRTLTEAVPHIVWNADAGGAVTYFNRRWTDYAALPVDQERRSDWTEALHPDDRDRVYRAWRDTVVQVAPGGSDRFFQEFRLRHAATGAYRWFQSVAVPLRHPDGTVDQWIGSMADIDDQKTAVERVRQSEAFRRSVFDNSPDCLKVFDLDGRLLEMNEAGCRLMELDDLEPIRGNLWAEMWPVANREVIGEAVAAARDGQVGRFQGFCPTAKGTPKYWDVSVAPLPGADGKPDRLLGVSRDITEQRRAEERIRESEELFRQMAESIPQLAWMTDAEGHIFWYNQRWYDYTGTTLEEMKGWGWQAVQDPDELPRVVERWRAALAAGEHWEDTFPLRGRDGKFRWFLSRARPIRDQVGNIIRWFGTNTDVSAQRELEQTLRASEERFRTLTETVPQIVWTAEPKGAVTFFNRRWTDYTGVELEAGRGSVWGGDLLHPDDADRVRVGWQLAVARGGGGYSSEFRLRRADDGAYRWFLSNALPLRDQNGNVEEWVGTLTDIDDQKRQTETLEAMVRERTLALELANVALTEEIEVRQAAEDQARAVAVELERSNGELEKFAYVASHDLQEPLRKIQAFGDRLVTKCRAELSDKGKEYLDRMQVAAARMRRLIDDLLQFSRVTTQQRPFRRLDLQKLVSEVVSDLDVRIGQANGAVQVGPLPAVDADPTQMRQLFQNLIANAVKFQRPGVPPVVQITGELAAQVPLNNEGAEPISVCRITVRDNGIGFDDKYRDRIFEVFQRLHGRDEYEGTGVGLAICRKIVERHGGAIEAHGISGEGATFVVVLPATHANSLEANDKNVQSDETDYDSHGR; from the coding sequence ATGCTGGACGTTCTGACCAGTCTCTTCGATCCGACCGGGTTCACGCGCCGCGCCCACTGCGGGGCCGCATGGAACGACGAGCTGATCTTTCTGCACGCGACCAGCGACCTCTTCATCTGGCTCGCGTACGTTTCGATCCCGCTGGTGCTGCTGTACTTCACGCGGCGCCGGGACCTGCCGTTCCCGCGGCTGTTCGTGCTCTTCGCGCTGTTCATCCTGGCGTGCGGCACCACGCACCTGATCGACGCCCTCATCTTCCAGTTCCCGATCTACCGGTTCGCGGGGCTGATGAAGGGCGTCACGGCGGTGGTGTCGTGGGCGACGGTGGTCGCGCTCATTCGGGTCATCCCGCGGGTGATGCCGGCGGTCGCCGAGGCGAGCAAGACGGTCCGGACCGGGACCGACACGAAGACGCACCTGCCGATCACCGGCGAGGCGCGCGGGACCTCCGGGCGGGCGTACATCGTCGCGCTGCTGGTGGCGGTGCTCGCGGTGCTGGTCCGCGCGGCCGGGGACGCCGTCCTCAAACAGGAGCACGCGCTCGTGGTGCCGCTCCTGGGCGTGGTGTACGTGAGCTGGCGGTACGGGTTCCAGCCGGCGCTCGTGACGCTCCTGGTCTCGCTGGTCGGGTTCACGTTCTTCTTCGTCGAGCCGCGGAACCGGCTCTTCGTGACCGGGCTGGGGAGCCAGATGGCCCTGGCGCTGTTCTTTTTTTGCGGGGTGGCGTGCGCGGCGCTGGGCGAATCGCACCGGGTCGCCCAGCGCCGCGCGCGGGCCGCGCTGGGGGTCGCGCTGGGGCGGCAAGAGGAGCTCGAGTCGGAGGTGGTCCGGCGCCGGGTGGTGGAGGCGGCGCTGCGGCAGCGCGAGGCCGACCTGGTCGCGGCCCAGGCCCGCGCCGACGAGGCGCTGGCCCGGCTCGACGCGTTCATCGAGAACGCGAACGTCGGAATCGTCTTCTTCGATCCCGAACTGCGGTACGAGCGGGTCAACAGCTTCATCGCCCGCGCCAACGGCAAACCGGTGAGCGAGCACCTCGGGCGCACCGTCACGGAGGTGGTTCCCGACGTCCCGGCCGAACGGGTCGAACGGTACCGGGCGGTCGCGACGGGGGCCGCGGAGTCGTACTCCGACACCGTCGACGTTCGCCACCCGATCACCGGCGCGCTTCAGGCGTTCCATGTTACGGCGTTCCCGGTGCGGTTGCCCGGCGGCCCCACCCTTGGGGCCGGCGTTGTGGTACACGAGATCACCGAGCAGCGGCGGGCGGAGCAGGAGCTGCGGCGCAGCGAGCGCAACCTCACCGACTTCTTCGAGAACGCGAACGTCGGGCTCCACTGGGTCGACGGCGCGGGGGCGATCGTCCGCGCCAACCGGGCCGAACTGGAGATGCTCGGGTACGACCGCACCGAGTTCGTGGGGCACAAGGCCGAGGCGTTTTACGAGGAGCCCGGCGCGGGGCGCGAGCTGCACGCCCGCTTGCTCCGCGGGGAGCGGCTCACGAACCACCCGGCGCGGCTCCGCTGTAAGGACGGCACGGTCCGCGACGTTCTGATTTCCGCGACGGCGCTGGTGGAGAACGGCTCGTTCGTTCACGCCCGCTGCTTCACCCGCGACGTGACCGAGCAGAAGCGGGCCGCGGACGATTTGGCGGAGCGCGCCCGCGCGATCGCGCTGCGGGCGGACGTGGCCGCCGGGCTGGCCGGGGCCGCGGAGACCCGCTCCGCGCTCCAGGGGTGCGCGGAGACCCTGGCGCGGGCGCTCGGGGCCGCGCTCGCCCGCGTTTGGACCCTCGACGAGTCCGGGCGGTGGCTCGACCTCCAGGCCAGTGCCGGCGCGTTCACCCCGGACCAGGGACCGCACGAGCGAGTGCGAGTGGGCGAGACGAAGATCGGACGCATCGCCGCAAGCGGTCACCCGTACCTGACCGACGACGTGCCAAACGACCCGCTCACCAGCGACCCGGAGTGGGCCGGGCGCGAGGGCATCCGCTCGTTCGCCGGGCACCCGCTCGTGGTGGACGGGCGCGTGTTCGGGGTGCTCGGGGTGTACTCCCGCACCAAGCTGTCCGAAGGGCTGGTGACCGACCTCGGGCCGATCGCCGCGAACCTCGCCCAGTTCATCGACCGGCGCAAGGCGGTCGAGGCGGTGCGGGACAGCGAGGCCCGGTTCCGGACGCTGGCCCAGGCGGTCCCGCACATCATCTGGGTGACCCGCGCGAACGGGTACCACGAGTACTACAACCAGCGCTGGTACGATTACACCGGGCTCACCGAGGAGCAGAGCCTCGGGGACGGGTGGTCCGGGCCGCTGCACCCCGACGACCGGGCGCGCGCGGCAGCCCGCTGGGAGCAGTCCACCGCCACCGGTGCGGAGTACGAGATCGAGTACCGGTTCCGCGGCGCCGACGGCCGGTACCGGTGGTTCCTGGGCCGCGCGCTGCCGCAGCGGGACGCCGACGGGCGCATCGTCCGGTGGTACGGCACGTGTACCGATATTCATGAAGAGCGGATGGCCACCGAGGCGCTGCGGCGCAACGAGGAGCGGTACCGGACGCTGACCGAGGCGGTCCCGCACATCGTGTGGAACGCGGACGCCGGCGGCGCGGTGACCTACTTTAACCGCCGCTGGACCGATTACGCCGCGCTGCCGGTGGACCAGGAGCGCAGGAGCGACTGGACCGAAGCGCTGCACCCCGACGACCGCGACCGGGTGTACCGGGCGTGGCGCGACACGGTCGTCCAGGTCGCGCCGGGCGGGTCCGATCGCTTCTTCCAGGAGTTCCGGCTCCGCCACGCCGCGACCGGCGCGTACCGGTGGTTCCAGAGCGTGGCCGTCCCGCTCCGCCACCCGGACGGGACCGTGGACCAGTGGATCGGTTCGATGGCCGACATCGACGACCAGAAGACCGCCGTCGAGCGGGTGCGCCAGAGCGAGGCGTTCCGCCGCAGCGTGTTCGACAACAGCCCCGACTGCCTGAAGGTGTTCGACCTGGACGGGCGCCTGCTGGAGATGAACGAGGCCGGGTGCCGGCTGATGGAGCTCGACGACCTCGAGCCGATCCGCGGGAACCTGTGGGCGGAGATGTGGCCGGTGGCGAACCGGGAGGTCATCGGCGAGGCCGTGGCCGCCGCGCGCGACGGGCAGGTGGGGCGGTTCCAGGGGTTCTGCCCGACCGCGAAGGGGACGCCCAAGTACTGGGACGTGTCGGTGGCCCCGCTGCCGGGCGCGGACGGCAAGCCCGACCGGCTGCTCGGGGTGTCGCGGGACATCACCGAGCAGCGCCGGGCCGAGGAGCGGATCCGTGAGAGCGAGGAGCTGTTCCGCCAGATGGCCGAGTCGATCCCGCAGCTCGCGTGGATGACCGATGCGGAGGGGCACATCTTCTGGTACAACCAGCGCTGGTACGATTACACCGGCACCACCCTGGAGGAAATGAAGGGCTGGGGCTGGCAGGCGGTCCAGGACCCGGACGAGTTGCCCCGCGTCGTGGAGCGGTGGCGGGCCGCGCTGGCCGCCGGCGAGCACTGGGAGGACACGTTCCCGCTCCGCGGGCGCGACGGCAAGTTCCGCTGGTTCCTGAGCCGCGCGCGGCCGATCCGCGACCAGGTCGGGAACATCATCCGCTGGTTCGGAACCAACACCGACGTGTCCGCCCAGCGCGAACTGGAGCAGACGCTCCGCGCGAGCGAGGAGCGGTTCCGGACGCTCACGGAGACGGTCCCGCAGATCGTGTGGACCGCCGAGCCGAAGGGCGCGGTCACGTTCTTCAACCGCCGGTGGACGGATTACACCGGGGTGGAGCTGGAGGCGGGCCGCGGCTCCGTGTGGGGCGGGGACCTCCTGCACCCCGATGACGCGGACCGGGTGCGCGTCGGGTGGCAGCTCGCGGTGGCCCGGGGGGGCGGCGGGTACTCCTCCGAGTTCCGGCTCCGACGCGCCGACGACGGCGCGTACCGCTGGTTCCTCTCGAACGCGCTGCCGCTGCGCGACCAGAACGGGAACGTCGAGGAGTGGGTGGGCACGCTCACCGACATCGACGACCAAAAGCGCCAGACCGAGACCCTTGAGGCGATGGTGCGCGAGCGCACGCTGGCGCTCGAGCTGGCCAACGTCGCTCTGACCGAGGAGATCGAGGTGCGGCAGGCGGCCGAGGACCAGGCGCGGGCGGTCGCGGTGGAGCTGGAACGCAGCAACGGCGAGTTGGAGAAGTTCGCCTACGTCGCGTCCCACGACCTCCAGGAGCCGCTGCGGAAGATCCAGGCGTTCGGCGACCGGCTCGTGACCAAGTGCCGTGCCGAACTCAGCGACAAGGGGAAAGAGTACCTCGACCGGATGCAGGTGGCGGCGGCGCGGATGCGGCGCCTGATCGACGACCTGCTCCAGTTCTCCCGGGTCACGACCCAGCAGCGGCCGTTCCGCCGCCTGGACCTGCAGAAGTTGGTGAGCGAAGTCGTTTCCGATCTCGACGTGCGGATCGGTCAGGCGAACGGCGCGGTTCAGGTGGGGCCGTTGCCCGCGGTGGACGCGGACCCGACGCAAATGCGTCAGTTGTTCCAGAACCTGATCGCCAACGCGGTAAAATTTCAGCGACCGGGTGTCCCACCGGTGGTGCAAATCACCGGCGAACTCGCAGCCCAGGTCCCGCTAAATAACGAAGGCGCAGAGCCCATTTCTGTGTGTCGCATCACGGTGCGGGACAACGGGATCGGGTTCGACGACAAGTACCGGGACCGGATCTTCGAGGTGTTCCAGCGGCTCCACGGCCGCGACGAGTACGAGGGCACCGGCGTCGGCCTCGCCATCTGCCGCAAGATCGTCGAGCGGCACGGCGGGGCCATTGAGGCACACGGCATTTCGGGCGAAGGGGCCACGTTCGTGGTCGTTTTGCCCGCCACCCACGCTAACTCGCTTGAGGCGAACGATAAAAATGTCCAATCGGACGAAACCGATTACGATTCTCATGGCCGATGA
- a CDS encoding response regulator, with protein MSNRTKPITILMADDDPDDRELTREAFEENHLANDLRFVEDGEELLDYLNQRGKYAGAGAAPLPGLILLDLNMPRKDGREALQEIKADPRLRSIRVVVMTTSKAEEDVVRSYDLSAASYITKPVTFERLVEVVRTLGKYWLEIVELPPDGHGTQA; from the coding sequence ATGTCCAATCGGACGAAACCGATTACGATTCTCATGGCCGATGACGATCCGGACGATCGCGAGCTGACACGGGAAGCGTTTGAAGAGAACCATTTGGCCAACGATTTGCGGTTCGTCGAGGACGGTGAGGAGCTTCTTGACTATTTGAACCAGCGCGGCAAATACGCCGGCGCGGGAGCTGCTCCCCTGCCGGGGCTGATCCTGCTGGACCTGAACATGCCGCGCAAGGACGGGCGCGAGGCGCTCCAGGAGATCAAGGCCGACCCGCGGCTGCGGTCCATCCGTGTGGTCGTCATGACCACCTCCAAGGCCGAAGAGGATGTGGTCCGGAGTTACGACCTGTCGGCCGCATCGTACATCACCAAACCGGTCACCTTCGAGCGGCTGGTGGAGGTGGTGCGGACCCTCGGCAAGTACTGGCTGGAAATTGTGGAGCTGCCACCCGATGGGCACGGAACCCAAGCTTGA